In the genome of Segatella copri, one region contains:
- a CDS encoding FKBP-type peptidyl-prolyl cis-trans isomerase, translated as MKKLFFGALVACVAATFVACGNSTPKADLKNDVDTMSYAMGMSQTQGLKEFMVERMGVDTAYMDDFIKGLNDGANAGDDKKKAAYYAGIQIGQQISNQMVKGINHEVFGDDSTKTISLKNFMAGFITGTTGKKGLMTVEQAAQVAQAKMMAIKAKNMEKEYGPNKVAGEKFLAANKKKPGVVTLPSGVQYKVIKEGNGPMPKDTSMVKVNYEGKTIDGKVFDSSFKRGQAVDLRANQVIKGWTEALVHMPAGSVWEVYIPQQLAYGEREQGQIKPFSVLIFKIELISVGGK; from the coding sequence ATGAAAAAGTTATTTTTCGGAGCCCTCGTGGCTTGTGTTGCCGCTACATTCGTAGCTTGTGGCAATTCTACTCCAAAGGCAGACCTCAAGAACGATGTTGATACAATGAGCTATGCTATGGGTATGTCTCAGACTCAGGGTCTGAAGGAGTTTATGGTAGAGCGCATGGGCGTGGATACCGCTTACATGGATGATTTTATCAAGGGTCTTAACGACGGTGCCAACGCTGGTGACGACAAGAAGAAGGCTGCTTACTACGCAGGTATCCAGATTGGTCAGCAGATTTCTAACCAGATGGTAAAGGGTATCAACCACGAGGTATTCGGTGACGACTCAACCAAGACTATCTCTTTGAAGAACTTCATGGCAGGTTTCATCACCGGTACTACTGGCAAGAAAGGCTTGATGACCGTAGAGCAGGCTGCTCAGGTGGCACAGGCTAAGATGATGGCCATCAAGGCTAAGAACATGGAGAAGGAATATGGTCCTAACAAGGTGGCTGGTGAGAAGTTCCTCGCTGCCAACAAGAAGAAGCCAGGAGTGGTAACTCTTCCTTCAGGTGTTCAGTATAAGGTAATCAAGGAGGGTAACGGCCCTATGCCAAAGGATACATCTATGGTAAAGGTTAACTACGAGGGTAAGACTATCGACGGTAAGGTATTCGATTCATCTTTCAAGCGTGGTCAGGCTGTAGATCTCCGTGCTAACCAGGTTATCAAGGGTTGGACCGAGGCTTTGGTTCACATGCCAGCAGGTTCTGTTTGGGAGGTTTACATCCCTCAGCAGTTGGCTTACGGTGAGCGCGAGCAGGGTCAGATCAAGCCATTCTCAGTATTGATCTTCAAGATTGAGTTGATTTCTGTAGGTGGCAAGTAA
- the rnr gene encoding ribonuclease R yields MGKGKKGGKRMNKAQLTEILQEFFAQRPGETLSFKEIFRSLHLTTHPLKMLAIDIMEEMAWDDYLAKVSDNSYRLNQSVQVMEGKFVRKANGKNSVIPDGEENPIFVSERNSMGALNGDRVEFTFLARRKNHIKEAQVNKILERAKDTFVGRLKVDKDLAYLVTPSDVFAHNIIIPRRKVKGGKTDDKAVVRIIEWPDGENKSPIGEVVDILGQKGDNDVEMNSILAQYGLPYKYPKNVEDAANKISGEITEQDYKEREDFRKVFTCTIDPKDAKDFDDALSIQRLENGNWQVGVHIADVSHYVTEGSIIDKEAVKRATSVYLVDRTIPMLPERLCNFICSLRPNEEKLAYSVIFELDNNAEVKNYRIVHTVIESDRRYKYEEVQELLEANGVVDGTSEPAPAETKEHPYQGENALQLITLDRLAKKLRAARFKNGAVKFDREELHFDIDEKGKPISCYYKRSKDANKLVEEFMLLANRTVAESIGKVKKGKKPKTLPYRIHDNPDPQKLETLREFVVKFGYKMKTEGTKGATARSLNKLMADCEGKPENNLIQMVALRAMMKAKYSVHNIGHFGLAFEYYTHFTSPIRRYPDTMVHRLLTKYAQGGRSANEKHYEELCEHCSDMEQIAQNAERDSIKYKMVEFMGDKLGEEFDAHISGITSYGIYATIDENHCEGMIPMRDIADDYYDFDEKNFCLIGRRHHNKYQLGDAIRIKVAQANLEKKQLDFALAGDSAPVRKEKPAANTSSSKTKKSKQKTRNHRKNK; encoded by the coding sequence ATGGGAAAAGGTAAAAAAGGCGGCAAGAGAATGAACAAGGCGCAGCTCACCGAGATTCTGCAGGAATTCTTTGCCCAAAGGCCGGGCGAAACGCTCAGCTTTAAAGAAATATTCCGTTCCCTCCATCTCACTACGCATCCGCTCAAGATGCTGGCTATCGACATCATGGAGGAAATGGCATGGGATGACTATCTGGCTAAGGTAAGTGACAACTCTTACAGACTGAACCAGAGCGTCCAGGTGATGGAAGGCAAGTTTGTAAGAAAGGCGAATGGTAAGAACTCCGTCATCCCGGATGGCGAGGAGAATCCTATCTTCGTTTCCGAACGTAACTCGATGGGAGCGCTCAATGGCGACCGTGTGGAATTCACCTTCCTCGCACGCCGAAAGAATCACATCAAGGAGGCACAGGTCAACAAGATCCTGGAACGTGCCAAGGATACGTTCGTGGGACGACTGAAAGTGGATAAGGATCTGGCTTACCTCGTTACACCGAGCGATGTATTCGCCCACAACATCATCATTCCTAGAAGAAAGGTGAAGGGCGGAAAGACCGACGACAAGGCGGTGGTTCGCATCATCGAATGGCCTGACGGAGAAAACAAGAGTCCTATCGGTGAGGTGGTGGACATCCTCGGCCAAAAGGGCGACAACGATGTGGAGATGAACTCCATCCTCGCACAGTATGGTCTGCCTTACAAGTATCCGAAAAACGTAGAGGATGCTGCCAACAAGATTTCGGGCGAAATCACCGAACAGGATTACAAGGAACGTGAAGACTTCCGCAAAGTGTTCACCTGCACCATCGACCCGAAGGACGCCAAAGACTTTGACGATGCCTTGAGCATCCAGAGATTGGAGAATGGCAACTGGCAGGTGGGTGTTCACATCGCAGATGTTTCGCACTACGTCACGGAGGGCAGCATCATCGACAAGGAAGCCGTGAAGCGTGCCACTTCTGTCTATCTCGTAGATCGCACCATCCCGATGCTTCCTGAGCGTCTCTGCAACTTCATCTGCTCGCTTCGTCCTAACGAGGAAAAACTGGCATATAGCGTCATCTTCGAACTCGACAACAATGCCGAGGTGAAGAACTACCGCATCGTGCACACCGTCATCGAGAGCGACCGACGCTATAAATATGAAGAGGTACAGGAACTCCTCGAAGCCAATGGCGTAGTGGATGGAACCAGCGAACCAGCTCCGGCAGAAACCAAGGAGCATCCATATCAGGGTGAGAACGCTCTGCAGCTTATCACACTTGACAGACTGGCAAAGAAACTTCGTGCCGCTAGATTCAAGAACGGTGCCGTGAAGTTCGACCGAGAGGAACTGCATTTCGATATCGACGAGAAGGGCAAGCCTATCAGCTGCTACTACAAGCGCTCTAAGGATGCCAACAAACTCGTAGAGGAGTTCATGCTCCTCGCCAACCGCACGGTGGCTGAAAGCATCGGAAAGGTGAAAAAGGGAAAGAAGCCAAAGACACTTCCTTATCGTATTCACGACAATCCAGACCCACAGAAGCTGGAAACCCTGCGTGAGTTCGTAGTGAAGTTTGGCTATAAGATGAAGACCGAGGGCACCAAGGGCGCCACAGCCAGAAGTCTGAACAAGCTGATGGCAGACTGCGAAGGCAAGCCAGAGAACAACCTCATCCAGATGGTAGCTCTCCGTGCAATGATGAAGGCAAAGTATTCCGTTCATAACATCGGCCACTTCGGTCTGGCTTTCGAATACTACACCCACTTCACCTCTCCAATCCGCCGTTATCCGGACACGATGGTACACCGCTTGCTTACCAAGTACGCACAAGGCGGCAGAAGTGCCAACGAGAAGCATTACGAGGAACTCTGTGAGCATTGCTCCGACATGGAGCAGATTGCACAGAATGCAGAACGAGACAGTATTAAATATAAGATGGTAGAATTCATGGGCGACAAGCTCGGTGAGGAATTCGATGCCCACATCAGCGGCATTACTTCTTACGGTATCTATGCAACCATTGATGAGAACCATTGCGAAGGAATGATTCCGATGCGAGACATCGCAGACGATTATTACGACTTTGACGAGAAGAACTTCTGTCTGATTGGTCGTCGTCATCACAACAAGTACCAATTAGGTGATGCTATCCGCATCAAGGTGGCGCAAGCCAACCTGGAGAAGAAGCAGTTGGATTTCGCCCTAGCCGGTGATTCTGCTCCTGTACGCAAGGAAAAGCCTGCAGCCAATACTTCTTCCAGCAAAACGAAGAAGTCGAAGCAGAAGACACGTAATCACCGTAAAAACAAATAA
- a CDS encoding Lrp/AsnC family transcriptional regulator: MEKIDNLDRKILGILSKNARIPFKDVAAECGVSRAAIHQRVQHLMEDGFITGSGFDVNPKSLGYSTCTYVGLNLERGNMYKKVVERLQNIPEIVECHFTTGSYTMLLKLYARDNEQLMDLLNNKLQAIPGVVSTETLISLEQSIKREVPVLLEEE, from the coding sequence ATGGAAAAAATAGACAATCTTGACAGAAAGATTCTCGGCATCCTTTCAAAGAATGCCCGTATTCCTTTTAAGGACGTAGCCGCTGAATGCGGAGTTTCTCGTGCAGCCATCCATCAGCGTGTACAGCACTTGATGGAGGATGGTTTCATCACAGGTAGCGGTTTCGATGTAAACCCTAAGAGCCTGGGTTATTCCACCTGCACATACGTGGGACTTAACCTGGAACGTGGTAATATGTATAAGAAGGTGGTAGAAAGACTGCAGAATATTCCTGAGATTGTGGAGTGTCACTTCACAACCGGTTCTTACACCATGCTTCTTAAACTGTATGCCCGCGACAACGAGCAGCTCATGGACCTGCTCAACAACAAGCTCCAGGCTATCCCGGGAGTAGTTTCTACCGAAACTCTCATCTCGCTTGAGCAGAGTATCAAGCGCGAGGTGCCTGTTCTTTTGGAGGAAGAGTAA
- a CDS encoding Na/Pi cotransporter family protein, which translates to MDTSQYLVIFFQILGSLALLIYGMKVMSEALQKMAGSQLRHILGAMTTNRFTGMLTGTFITCAVQSSSATTVMTVSFVNAGLLTLAQAISVIMGANIGTTFTAWIMSLGYNVDLTIVVFPAFFLGIMLIYSKKRRYFGDFLFGIAFLFFSLVLLSSAGKALDLEHNPAVIDFFGSFDTKSHFTIVVFLLIGTLITCIVQSSAAVMAITILLCSTGVLPIYLGIALVMGENIGTTATANLAALGANAQARRAALAHLVFNVFGVIWVLCLFYPFVDFVCSIVGYDPNGSMSAAQKATLLPIVLAMFHTCFNVCNTGVLIWFIPQLEKVVCQLIKPKADKEDEDFRLRFIQSGIMKTPELSVFEAQKEIGSFGERIHRMFSMVNELLDTQDAKTFDKLYERIEKYEGISDNMEIEIAKYLDQVSDAHLSDDTKAKIRSMLRAISEIESIGDSCYNLARTIKRKGENKEEFTAKQNENIHQMFKLVDESLTQMNYMFAHDRQSINMNHTYNIETEINNFRTQLRNQNLDDVDNHLYTYGVGTLYMDIIQECEKLGDYVVNVAEARMGTRASA; encoded by the coding sequence ATGGATACAAGTCAATATCTTGTGATTTTTTTTCAGATTCTCGGTTCTCTGGCGTTGCTCATCTATGGTATGAAGGTGATGAGTGAGGCCTTGCAGAAGATGGCAGGATCTCAGTTGCGCCACATTTTAGGAGCGATGACTACCAACCGGTTTACGGGAATGCTTACCGGTACCTTTATTACCTGTGCCGTTCAGAGTTCCTCTGCAACCACCGTCATGACGGTTTCTTTCGTGAATGCGGGTTTGCTCACCTTGGCACAGGCCATTTCCGTGATTATGGGTGCCAACATCGGTACCACCTTTACGGCATGGATTATGTCGCTGGGTTATAATGTAGATTTAACCATTGTCGTGTTCCCGGCGTTCTTCCTCGGCATCATGCTGATATATAGCAAGAAGCGCCGTTATTTCGGAGATTTCCTCTTTGGTATCGCCTTCCTCTTCTTCTCGCTCGTATTGTTGAGCAGTGCGGGTAAGGCACTCGACCTGGAGCATAATCCGGCAGTTATCGACTTCTTCGGTTCCTTCGATACGAAGAGCCATTTCACCATCGTGGTCTTCCTGCTGATAGGTACGCTTATCACCTGCATCGTGCAGAGTTCGGCAGCGGTGATGGCCATCACCATCCTGCTCTGTTCTACGGGCGTACTCCCTATCTATCTGGGTATTGCCCTGGTGATGGGTGAGAACATCGGAACCACAGCCACTGCCAATCTTGCAGCCTTGGGTGCCAATGCACAGGCCCGCCGTGCCGCCCTGGCGCATCTGGTGTTCAATGTGTTTGGTGTAATCTGGGTTCTCTGCCTGTTTTATCCTTTTGTAGATTTCGTCTGCTCTATTGTGGGTTATGATCCTAATGGCAGTATGTCGGCAGCCCAGAAGGCTACTCTGTTGCCTATCGTTCTGGCGATGTTCCACACCTGCTTCAATGTATGCAATACGGGTGTACTCATCTGGTTTATCCCGCAGTTGGAAAAGGTGGTTTGCCAGCTTATCAAGCCTAAGGCAGACAAGGAGGATGAGGATTTCCGCCTGCGCTTTATCCAGTCGGGTATCATGAAGACACCGGAGCTTTCGGTCTTCGAGGCACAGAAGGAGATTGGCAGTTTCGGCGAGCGCATCCACCGTATGTTCAGTATGGTGAACGAGTTGCTGGATACCCAGGATGCCAAGACATTCGATAAGCTATATGAGCGCATCGAGAAGTACGAGGGTATTTCTGATAATATGGAGATAGAGATAGCCAAGTATCTCGACCAGGTGAGCGATGCTCATCTCAGCGATGATACCAAGGCGAAGATCCGTTCGATGTTGCGTGCTATTTCTGAGATAGAGAGTATTGGTGACAGCTGCTACAATCTTGCCCGCACCATCAAGCGCAAGGGAGAGAACAAGGAAGAGTTCACGGCAAAGCAGAATGAGAATATCCATCAGATGTTTAAGCTGGTAGATGAGTCATTGACCCAGATGAACTATATGTTTGCCCACGATCGCCAGAGTATCAACATGAACCATACCTATAATATTGAGACGGAAATCAACAACTTCCGTACGCAGTTGAGAAACCAGAATCTGGACGATGTGGATAACCATCTCTACACCTACGGCGTAGGCACCCTGTATATGGATATCATTCAGGAGTGCGAGAAGCTCGGCGACTACGTGGTAAACGTGGCCGAGGCACGTATGGGAACGAGAGCATCGGCATAA
- a CDS encoding FKBP-type peptidyl-prolyl cis-trans isomerase: MKKYLMTALVLVASASLFTVSAAKKKKNVKKVTPVVLATESDSLSYAAGVHATRGLIPFIQQSYQVDTAYMADFIRGYEEAIAKANTPQGTAYIVGMQIAQMVNQRILPGTREELKSAKDSIDAAMFSRGFVAALANDTTLFTEKKAGEFKTQILAGAGEKFLAENAKKPGVKVLPSGLQYKVIKAGQGEVPKATDEVEVIYEGRLIDGTVFDATSKHGGAKTDKFRAGNLIKGWTEALTTMPVGSKWQLYIPYKLAYGERQAGQIPPYSTLVFDLELVSIVKPEVKAEPAGELKENVAVGAEKKVAKTSAKSAAKKAGSKKRK; this comes from the coding sequence ATGAAGAAATATTTAATGACAGCACTCGTCCTCGTGGCGAGTGCTTCTTTGTTTACTGTTAGTGCAGCAAAGAAGAAAAAGAATGTAAAGAAGGTAACTCCTGTGGTTCTTGCCACAGAGAGCGATTCGTTGAGTTATGCAGCTGGTGTTCATGCCACACGTGGCTTGATTCCATTCATCCAGCAGAGTTATCAGGTAGATACTGCTTACATGGCAGATTTCATCCGCGGTTACGAGGAGGCTATCGCCAAGGCTAATACTCCTCAGGGCACTGCCTACATCGTGGGTATGCAGATTGCGCAGATGGTGAACCAGCGCATCCTGCCTGGAACCCGTGAGGAATTGAAGAGTGCCAAGGATTCTATCGATGCAGCGATGTTCAGCCGTGGTTTCGTGGCAGCTCTTGCCAATGATACTACCCTCTTCACAGAGAAGAAGGCAGGCGAGTTCAAGACTCAGATCTTGGCGGGCGCTGGCGAGAAGTTCCTTGCCGAGAATGCCAAGAAGCCTGGTGTAAAGGTGTTGCCTAGCGGATTGCAGTATAAGGTAATCAAGGCTGGCCAGGGCGAGGTGCCTAAGGCTACCGATGAGGTGGAGGTTATCTACGAGGGCCGTCTCATTGATGGTACCGTATTCGATGCAACCTCTAAGCATGGCGGTGCCAAGACCGATAAGTTCCGTGCCGGCAATCTGATCAAGGGTTGGACCGAGGCGCTCACTACCATGCCTGTAGGCAGCAAGTGGCAGCTCTACATCCCTTATAAGTTGGCTTACGGCGAGCGTCAGGCAGGTCAGATTCCTCCATACTCTACTTTGGTCTTCGACCTTGAGCTTGTCAGCATCGTAAAGCCTGAGGTTAAGGCTGAGCCTGCTGGCGAGTTGAAGGAAAATGTAGCCGTAGGAGCAGAGAAGAAGGTGGCAAAAACTTCAGCTAAGTCTGCTGCTAAGAAAGCTGGCTCTAAGAAGAGAAAGTAA
- a CDS encoding M28 family peptidase, with amino-acid sequence MTKKMKIILGLVVAAGVVAGTISYKNANSSSSPEVQEVEEAEKLNPVGPAFNADSALAYCQVQCDFGPRVMNSEAHDKCGEWIVSKFKQFGCEVETQKADLKGYDGTILKNTNIIAHYNPKAQTRILLCAHWDSRPWADNDPDSTNWRKPVLAANDGASGVAVMLELARQLQADKKLNPNIGVDFVCFDTEDWGTPQWADVQDDGDSWALGAQYWSENKPDSYNPRYGILLDMVGGQGAKFYREGMSMQYAGGIVKKVWAAARQAGYGSYFPKSDGGMITDDHIPVNQKAKIPTIDVIAYYPDCQQSSFGPTWHTVIDDMAHLDKNVLKAVGQTMIQVLYTEE; translated from the coding sequence ATGACGAAGAAAATGAAGATAATTTTGGGCTTGGTGGTGGCTGCCGGAGTGGTGGCTGGTACCATCAGCTATAAGAATGCGAACAGTTCGAGTTCGCCTGAGGTTCAGGAGGTAGAGGAAGCCGAGAAGCTGAATCCCGTAGGTCCTGCCTTCAATGCCGATTCGGCGCTGGCTTATTGCCAGGTGCAATGCGATTTCGGTCCTCGTGTGATGAACAGCGAGGCGCACGATAAGTGTGGCGAATGGATTGTGAGCAAATTCAAGCAGTTTGGATGCGAGGTGGAGACCCAGAAGGCCGACCTGAAGGGTTATGATGGCACGATATTGAAGAATACCAATATCATCGCCCACTATAACCCGAAGGCGCAGACCCGCATCCTGCTCTGTGCCCATTGGGACAGTCGTCCTTGGGCTGATAATGATCCTGACAGTACCAATTGGCGCAAGCCTGTGCTGGCTGCCAACGATGGTGCCAGCGGTGTGGCCGTGATGCTTGAGCTTGCCCGCCAGTTGCAGGCAGACAAGAAGTTGAATCCGAATATCGGAGTAGATTTCGTATGTTTCGATACGGAAGACTGGGGTACGCCTCAGTGGGCTGATGTGCAGGATGATGGCGACAGTTGGGCGCTGGGTGCGCAGTATTGGAGTGAGAACAAGCCGGATAGCTACAATCCTCGTTACGGTATCCTTCTCGATATGGTAGGTGGTCAGGGTGCCAAGTTCTACCGTGAGGGCATGTCGATGCAGTATGCCGGTGGCATAGTGAAGAAGGTTTGGGCTGCAGCCCGCCAGGCTGGTTACGGCAGTTACTTCCCTAAGAGTGATGGCGGTATGATTACCGACGACCACATCCCAGTGAACCAGAAGGCGAAGATTCCAACCATCGATGTGATAGCATATTACCCAGATTGCCAGCAGAGCAGTTTCGGTCCTACCTGGCATACGGTAATCGATGACATGGCTCATTTGGATAAGAATGTGTTGAAGGCAGTGGGTCAGACCATGATCCAGGTGCTTTATACCGAGGAATAA
- a CDS encoding SIR2 family NAD-dependent protein deacylase, which translates to MKKLVFLTGAGMSVESGFKTFRGNDGLWENYPVEQIATHEGWEADPTLVTNFYNMLRHKLYAAQPNEGHLLIKELEKDFDVTVITQNVDNLHEKAGSKNVIHLHGELSKVCSSRDPYDYRYVKELPEDDCEVEPGTKAGDGSLLRPFIVFFGESVPMIEPAAEAVQQADIFVIIGTSLNVYPAAGLISYTKPHIPIYLIDPGAVNTNGYYKIQHIMKGASEGMKELTEILEK; encoded by the coding sequence ATGAAGAAACTCGTATTTTTAACCGGCGCTGGTATGTCTGTGGAGAGTGGTTTCAAAACTTTCCGTGGCAATGATGGATTGTGGGAAAACTATCCTGTGGAACAGATAGCAACCCATGAGGGATGGGAGGCTGACCCTACCCTAGTGACTAACTTCTACAATATGTTGCGCCATAAGCTCTATGCCGCTCAACCCAACGAGGGACATCTGCTTATCAAGGAACTGGAGAAGGATTTCGACGTGACGGTGATTACGCAGAACGTGGATAACCTGCACGAGAAGGCGGGCTCCAAGAACGTGATCCATCTGCATGGAGAACTCTCTAAGGTATGCTCTTCACGCGACCCTTACGACTATCGCTACGTGAAGGAATTGCCAGAGGATGACTGCGAGGTGGAACCTGGCACCAAGGCTGGCGATGGCAGTTTGCTGCGCCCGTTCATCGTCTTCTTCGGCGAGAGCGTTCCGATGATAGAACCTGCTGCCGAAGCGGTGCAGCAAGCCGACATCTTCGTCATCATCGGCACCTCACTCAATGTGTATCCTGCCGCAGGCCTGATTTCATACACCAAGCCTCATATCCCTATCTATCTGATAGACCCAGGTGCCGTGAACACCAATGGATACTACAAGATTCAACACATCATGAAGGGGGCTTCTGAGGGAATGAAGGAACTGACTGAAATACTGGAGAAATAA
- a CDS encoding FKBP-type peptidyl-prolyl cis-trans isomerase, which produces MDKVSYALGIGIGRQLASMGAESLNIDDFAQAVKDAIAGKLQLDEQEAQELVQNFFAEQEAKAQAAAAEKGKVAKEAGEKFLAENGKKDGVITTKSGLQYQILREGNGKAPKATDQVECHYEGTLIDGTKFDSSYDRGQTATFPLNQVIAGWTEGLQLMTEGAKYRFFIPYQLGYGERGAGASIPPFSALIFDVELVAVK; this is translated from the coding sequence ATGGATAAAGTAAGTTATGCTTTAGGCATTGGCATCGGTCGCCAGTTGGCTTCTATGGGTGCAGAGAGTTTGAACATTGATGATTTTGCACAGGCTGTAAAGGATGCGATTGCCGGTAAGCTCCAGCTTGACGAGCAGGAGGCTCAGGAGTTGGTACAGAACTTCTTCGCAGAGCAGGAGGCTAAGGCTCAGGCTGCCGCTGCCGAGAAGGGTAAGGTTGCCAAGGAGGCTGGTGAGAAGTTCCTTGCCGAGAACGGCAAGAAGGATGGTGTTATCACTACTAAGAGCGGTTTGCAGTATCAGATTTTGCGCGAGGGTAATGGTAAGGCTCCTAAGGCTACCGACCAGGTGGAGTGCCACTACGAGGGTACACTCATCGATGGTACTAAGTTTGATAGCTCATACGACCGTGGTCAGACAGCTACCTTCCCATTGAACCAGGTAATCGCTGGTTGGACCGAGGGTCTTCAGTTGATGACCGAGGGTGCGAAGTATCGTTTCTTCATCCCTTATCAGTTGGGTTACGGCGAGCGTGGTGCAGGTGCATCTATCCCTCCATTCTCAGCATTGATTTTCGATGTAGAGCTCGTTGCCGTGAAGTAA
- a CDS encoding gamma-glutamyl-gamma-aminobutyrate hydrolase family protein → METFDLESHLKGAYSSFPEAKRQPLIGISANYEGIDATLRDRYYKQVIAAGGTPVIIPPVADSSVIVNTLEHLDGLILTGGGDHNPLWMGEEPSPRLHNINQERDAAELMLTRLAFNRQIPMLGICRGIQTLAIALGGKVYQDIKQQVKHSQDADRSEPTHSVEIKKDSTLYNIYEAEKIFVNSFHHQAVSEPGKHMRIIAKSTDGIIEAIESSEYKQILGVQWHPEWLGEDGGKLFLWLVNQANNFYAAKQLHKRILTLDTHCDTPMFFPQGVKFDHRDSRILVDLHKMTDGHQDATTMVAYLPQPKIGESFSSKVDFDVQGPAQYADLIFDKIEEIVSKNSQYLSIARTPTDLYSDKRKGRKSIMLGIENGLALEHDLSNVKHFAQRGIVYITLCHNGDNDICDSARGCNTHNGVSSFGAKVIQEMNRHGIMVDLSHAGEKSFYDALEISQTPIVCSHSSSRALCDVPRNLTDDQMRALAARGGVAHTTLYHGFLRKEGGADIMDAIAHLEHAIDVMGIDHVGLGTDFDGDGGIRGLADSSELINFTLQLLRRKYSEQDIAKIWGGNWLRVMTQVQNFGK, encoded by the coding sequence ATGGAAACATTTGACTTGGAGTCGCATCTCAAGGGTGCGTACTCTTCTTTTCCCGAAGCGAAGCGTCAGCCCCTGATTGGCATCTCTGCCAACTATGAAGGCATTGATGCTACGCTTCGCGACCGTTATTACAAGCAGGTGATTGCGGCGGGCGGAACGCCTGTCATCATTCCCCCTGTTGCCGACAGTTCAGTCATCGTCAATACCCTGGAGCATCTGGATGGTCTCATCCTCACCGGTGGCGGCGACCATAACCCGCTGTGGATGGGCGAAGAGCCTTCGCCTCGTCTTCACAACATCAACCAGGAGCGTGATGCGGCAGAACTGATGCTCACCCGTCTGGCGTTCAACCGTCAGATTCCGATGCTCGGCATTTGCCGCGGCATCCAGACCCTGGCCATTGCCCTGGGCGGAAAGGTGTATCAGGACATCAAGCAGCAGGTGAAGCACAGTCAGGATGCCGATCGCTCGGAACCTACTCATAGTGTTGAAATCAAGAAAGATTCCACCTTATATAATATATATGAGGCAGAGAAGATTTTCGTCAACTCGTTCCACCATCAGGCGGTGAGCGAGCCGGGCAAGCATATGCGCATCATCGCCAAATCTACCGATGGCATCATCGAGGCGATAGAGAGCAGCGAGTATAAGCAGATTCTCGGTGTACAGTGGCATCCGGAATGGCTCGGCGAGGATGGCGGAAAGCTTTTCCTGTGGCTTGTAAACCAGGCGAATAATTTCTATGCAGCCAAGCAGTTGCATAAGCGCATCCTTACCCTCGATACCCATTGCGATACGCCGATGTTCTTCCCGCAGGGCGTCAAGTTCGACCATCGTGATTCCCGCATCCTTGTGGATTTGCATAAGATGACCGACGGCCATCAGGATGCCACCACCATGGTGGCCTATCTGCCGCAGCCTAAGATAGGCGAGAGCTTCAGCAGCAAGGTGGATTTCGATGTGCAGGGACCGGCGCAGTATGCCGACCTCATCTTCGACAAGATAGAGGAGATAGTGAGCAAGAACAGCCAGTATCTCAGCATCGCCCGCACGCCTACCGATCTCTACAGCGATAAGCGAAAGGGCAGAAAGAGCATCATGCTGGGCATAGAAAACGGTCTAGCCCTGGAGCATGACCTGAGCAACGTGAAGCATTTTGCCCAGCGCGGCATCGTCTATATCACCCTCTGTCACAATGGCGACAACGACATCTGCGACAGTGCCCGTGGCTGCAACACCCACAATGGCGTGAGCAGTTTCGGAGCCAAGGTGATTCAGGAGATGAACCGCCATGGCATCATGGTAGATTTGAGTCATGCCGGCGAGAAGAGCTTCTACGATGCGCTCGAAATCAGTCAGACCCCTATTGTGTGCAGCCATAGCAGCAGCCGTGCGCTCTGCGATGTTCCCCGCAACCTGACGGATGACCAGATGCGTGCCCTGGCGGCTCGTGGCGGTGTGGCGCATACCACGCTCTACCACGGATTCCTGCGCAAGGAGGGAGGAGCAGACATCATGGATGCCATCGCCCACCTGGAGCATGCCATCGACGTGATGGGCATCGACCACGTAGGTCTCGGTACCGATTTCGATGGAGATGGAGGCATCCGCGGACTTGCCGACTCTTCTGAACTCATCAACTTCACCCTCCAGCTGCTGCGCCGCAAGTACAGCGAGCAGGACATCGCCAAGATTTGGGGAGGCAACTGGCTCAGAGTGATGACGCAGGTGCAGAACTTTGGAAAGTGA